The following DNA comes from Magnolia sinica isolate HGM2019 chromosome 18, MsV1, whole genome shotgun sequence.
ttttttgttgattgGATGTTGGGTGGATTGGAAACTCACCTGCGAAAAGCACTGACAAAGAAGCAGAGGAAGATGAGGAATTTGTTTTCTATCTGCTTCTTTGGAcctctgaattttatgtttgcattTATTTGAATTTCCAGTCATTGGTTGTGTGGATTTTCTAAGTTTGGAGTGCTTTTCTGAGGGTGAGGGTTGTTTTCTAATCATGTTTTTCATTTAGTTCTCTTGTGATTGGGTTTTGGGTGGGTTCTATTTTGGACTGCCTCTCGAATCAGATGTTCTGTTAATCAAAATTCCAATGTTTTCTTTGCCTTTcctgttttgaaatctaaattcctggatttttttttattcttcttttagaTCGACTTTTTGTGTTTTGAGATTCTTTTGGTTCTTTTAGCTTCTGGTTCACGGATATGAATTCTCGACTTTTTTtcagctttttatttatttatttatttttttatggtaacATTTGCAATTTTCTTTTTATGCGAAATTCCcaacttgtattttttattttgatttttttaattatacttTAGGTGTTAATTtcatatctgttattgcttctcAAATCCTCCTATCATGTACTCGACTCCAGTTTTGGTTTTGGCGCTCTCGTAGGTGTTGAGAGGCTGATTTGTACATTAACAGGCATATTTAGAAATTCCTGTATTGGCCTAGATTAGAGGTTTTCGGGTGACCCATTTGATTTATTCCGCCGTCTATGTTTGAGAATATTGTATAAATTCATCTGCCTTCCCAAATTTGCACGGAGTTATCAACCAATGTCTATCCATCATTATGTGAATGAATGGTTCTTTGGTTCTTTATTTTGATCCTCTTGCTTTCCttttgttattctttttatggatTTCACTTCAAAAGTTTTCAGAATTTCTTATGAATTCAGTCAGATTCAAATTTGCACAGGAGAAAACCGGATTGGAAAAACTGTTCCAATTGTCAGTCTACTGCATTTGCTTTTTTAAATTCCCAGTCTCTAGTGAATTTGATGAAATTCAAACTAGCACATTATGAAAATTGGATTGAAAAAAATTGCTTTGATTGCtggttttcagaagttctgttcTCAACTCCTTATTTTCCTTCGATTTTGAAATTTTGCAATTATAATTGAATTGAGTATCATTTATCTTTTTCTAGTATTTGCATCAATGGGCAAAGTATAATTGAATTGAATATCATTTATCTTTCTAGTATTTGCATCAATGGAATTTATTGAATATGCTTTGAAAATGGTAATTGCTTCTTGTTTTATCTCATCGTTGCAGTTGTTTCATCAGGTGGCACTGCTATTGCTTCTTGCCCTAAGTGATGGTGTTAAAGGCATTGAAGGAGAGAGCGATGTGCAATGCAAATACGGTAGAGATTTGACTTTGCTCCTGAGGCCTCACAGTGTCTCCATCTTGGAATTTGGGGCTGAAGGAGATGGGAAGACACTGAATACACTTGCATTCCAGAATGCCATCTTCTATCTTCGGTCGTTTGCCGACAAGGGCGGGGCTCAACTCTATGTTCCAGCAGGCAGGTGGCTCACTGGAAGCTTTAATCTCATCAGTCATCTTACCCTCTTCTTGGAAAAAGATGCTGTCATCCTTGGAACTCAGGTCTTCTTCCACTCTCTATGGACTGTAGTTTTACTCATTTGGATATTCTTTTACATTGCATTCTAATATAGCCCAATCAGTCGGTTTTTACATTGTTGACCTGTGTTTTTTATTCCTTTCCTGTTTGAAGAGCAATGTGAACTATTTCAAAAAATGTTGTTAGGGgcattttctgattttgaagCAAATGAGTTGGGTTAATTTCAACCTATTGCAAGAAGATACTAATATCCAAGGTTAAAGTCAATAAGATCTCTAGCTTTTTAGATTGCTGAACTTTCTTTTTCCCATTCTCTTATAGGACTTATCTCTGTGGCCAGTCGTTGAACCCTTACCTTCATATGGTAGAGGGATTGAACTTCCAGGTGAACGGTATCGAAGCTTGATAAATGGACACCAGTTAAAGGATGTGGTTATAACAGGCATGATGCATATCTTCTCTACTTCTTTTAATCAAATTTCTAGTAAAACTGAATTGGAGATTTACATGGTTTCTTAGTTGGGGGAtctcatctttcctttaattttcttcttctttttcttttcattaatggAACAGGTCATAATGGAACCATCGATGGTCAGGGTGCCGTTTGGTGGGAGTGGACCAGTTCTCATTCATTGAACTATAGTCGCCCTCACCTTGTGGAGCTTGAGAACTCCACCGATATTGTCATTTCAAATCTGACTCTCTTGAATTCTCCTACATGGAACATTCATCCAGTCTATTGCAGGTATGTTTTCTAAGGCTGTGTTTGAATGCCCATTCTTATTGAATACTTGTAATTTGAGTCAACAAGGAGTACATGACCAAACTTTTTCTATCCTGTATGTTTCAATCACTACAATCTTGATTGCAATTTCAAATTCCCAGAATTGCAATTGGGTGTTCGGTTGTCATTATGGATTAAAAGATGCCACCCTGGGCTTACTCATTCCTCTACCATGAATCGAATGAATTGCAATTTAGTTCATTTGAGCATCCAAATACACCCCGAATATGAATTCTTTTCGTTTTTGTAAAATTCATGACTAGAAAATGTATGTTTCTCTGAGAAAGCTGAACATGGTCGAATTCATATTATTTCGATTAATGCAGCAATGTACAGGTTCAGAATGTAACGATCCATGCTCCTTCGGATTCTCCTTATATGAACGGCGTAGTCCCAGGTTGGTGCTAATTCGTTCACTCTCCTCTTACTTGATGTGGAGGATGGTTAGTGACATGCCAATGCTAAAAAACAGAAGAATTCTACATGTTGAGAAAATTAAACAATAACCTCCAGTGAGTGTTTTAAGACTGATCATGCTCTTTTTTCTAAGCTAATGATATTCATCATAATttagttttctgttttcctttttacAGGATTGATGGTAACTCATGGAAATGATGCTCCGATCCGAGAGAAAATAGTCACGTGGAAGGGGACCTTACTGGatgtggaaggctatgtggcagtttgtttgttttgaaaactttaaattgaccattaattgtcttgttgattgttgtcttgatggatgttaaatgggtgaaacatgcacagattcaatcattggttgattataatattgttagcttttgttgacagaaactagatttagcctcgattattgataaatgatgttaaaaaccgaatttagcctcggttgatgccaacaaaggctaaatctatctttagtctcagttttgcctcaattatctaaactgagactacaactcccgtggttaaaggctttagcctcggttgttgagaaccgaggttaaaaatagatttaacttcaattggaggcaactgaggctaaaatttagatttagtctcagttggaaacaatggaggctaaaattttgatttaaaataaTTCGATATTAAAACTCAAACTTAATGGTTGAAAATCTCAATTAATCAACCAGAAACCATATAAGTGCTGGCCAACTGTTAAAACCCTTGATGAATGGTTCAAACCTCAAGAATCAAGTTTCTCGAGCAAACTAAGTGGATCCGGTATTTGATCGTGTGTTCCTTGATGGACTTAATGAAAATCCCCAAAACCTTCTAGCCACACTCACTTTTGGTGGCTAGGGTGGCCTCGTAAAGTGAGCAAAAGAAGTATCAACTAAGCCATCATGGCTCACACATCCTCAAGTCCAAGGATATGATGGAGCTCGTGAAAATAGTGAAGCATAATTCTAATCTAGACATGATAGGCGTTCTAGTATAGATAACTTGGACTCAATCTTGCTAATTTAAGTGACTAAATGTCTTAAACTAGGGAGCCACCTATGGTACACAAGCACACTCATGTGGGGTAGGATAAAGGCACACCCACACTAAGTCAAGCTTGATGGTGGAGACCGTTCATCTTGAAATCAAGTTGGTTCCCTCACATAAGATAATCACGAGTGCAGGTATCCTATTACTTTATAATCATGACCAATACACCAAGATCTATGGACTACAACTCTCCCTTAGCCAATGATCATTGCGTCCAATAGTAAAAGTGTCCAAGACTCAGAGATAAAACCTAGCAAACCCATAAAGACAATGAGCATGTTTCACACATAAACAAAGAcattaatgaataaaataataaaacatgTCCAAGTCAACATATAACCGAGTCCAAGAACAACTAAACATTGGTTTTCTAGGTCACATCCCCAACAAGAATCTGATAGCTAGGTCCAGTTTAGGAAGTGGCACCCAACTACACGCTACAGCCCCACCCGGTTCTTTTCAGTTGAACTTCAACTAGCGTGGCAATGTCCTTGGATCCTCTTCCTTAATGCATTCATCCTTTTGCATTACCGGTTTGGCTTCCTTTAT
Coding sequences within:
- the LOC131233866 gene encoding probable polygalacturonase produces the protein MEFIEYALKMVIASCFISSLQLFHQVALLLLLALSDGVKGIEGESDVQCKYGRDLTLLLRPHSVSILEFGAEGDGKTLNTLAFQNAIFYLRSFADKGGAQLYVPAGRWLTGSFNLISHLTLFLEKDAVILGTQDLSLWPVVEPLPSYGRGIELPGERYRSLINGHQLKDVVITGHNGTIDGQGAVWWEWTSSHSLNYSRPHLVELENSTDIVISNLTLLNSPTWNIHPVYCRYVF